From Nitrospinaceae bacterium, one genomic window encodes:
- a CDS encoding SDR family oxidoreductase, translated as VAVADLDGDRLAALAAEIKDAGGQMTGITADCGKLADIEKMIKETSRAYGGLDILVAGAIHRPTKPMMEVTEADLDLALSVNVKGYFLSVQRAVPEFRKRGAGKVILISSTFGFAAAPNFSVYCTCKGAVVNMARALAFDLAAENINVNAVAPGPIMTEGMRELIAADPTIESHRTAQMPLPRFGEPEEIAEAIMFLASGRSTYVHGHNLVVDGGYLAV; from the coding sequence AGGTGGCGGTGGCCGATCTCGACGGAGACCGGCTGGCGGCGCTGGCCGCTGAGATTAAAGACGCGGGCGGGCAGATGACGGGCATCACCGCCGACTGCGGCAAGCTCGCCGATATTGAAAAGATGATCAAAGAGACTTCCCGGGCATACGGTGGGCTCGACATTCTTGTGGCGGGCGCTATTCACAGGCCGACAAAGCCGATGATGGAGGTGACCGAGGCAGATCTGGACCTTGCGCTCTCGGTGAACGTGAAGGGTTATTTTCTCTCGGTCCAGCGAGCGGTGCCCGAGTTCCGAAAAAGAGGCGCCGGCAAGGTGATTCTTATCTCCTCGACATTCGGCTTTGCGGCGGCGCCAAATTTTTCAGTCTACTGCACCTGCAAGGGCGCGGTGGTGAACATGGCGCGGGCGCTGGCCTTTGATCTGGCGGCCGAGAACATTAATGTGAACGCGGTGGCGCCGGGCCCCATCATGACCGAGGGGATGCGCGAGCTCATCGCGGCCGACCCCACAATTGAGAGCCACCGCACCGCCCAGATGCCCCTGCCCCGCTTCGGGGAGCCTGAGGAGATTGCCGAGGCCATCATGTTCCTCGCCTCCGGGCGCTCGACCTATGTGCACGGACATAATCTGGTAGTGGACGGAGGATATCTGGCGGTCTAA